In Devosia beringensis, a single window of DNA contains:
- the hisD gene encoding histidinol dehydrogenase yields MAIWLKRGKDVEARAEADRQVRITVETILGDIEKRGDAAVRELSQKFDKWDRTDFRLSQAEIDDCLHQLTDQDLIDIEFAQTQVRNFAQAQRATMTDLTVETLPGVTLGHKHVPITNVGCYVPGGKYPLLASAHMSVITAKVAGCARVITCAPPFHGKPAPAVVAAQAMAGADEIYVLGGIQAIGAMAIGTESIERVDMLVGPGNAFVAEAKRQLFGRVGIDLFAGPTETLVIADETVDGEICATDLLGQAEHGPTSPAILLTNSEKLARDTMAEIERLLTILPTADIARKSWDDFGEIIVCDSYDEMLAIADHIASEHVQVMTDRDMWFRDKMSNYGALFLGPRTNVAYGDKVIGTNHTLPTMKAARYTGGLWVGKFMKTCTWQTVTTDAASAMIGEYGSRLSMLEGFVGHAEQANVRVRRYGGRNVPYGTGATPRTEAAE; encoded by the coding sequence ATGGCGATTTGGCTCAAACGCGGCAAGGATGTTGAGGCACGCGCCGAGGCGGACCGCCAGGTTCGTATCACGGTCGAGACCATTCTGGGCGATATCGAAAAGCGTGGCGACGCTGCCGTGCGCGAGCTCAGCCAGAAGTTCGACAAATGGGACCGCACTGACTTCCGCCTCAGCCAGGCCGAGATCGACGACTGCCTGCACCAGCTGACCGACCAGGACCTGATCGACATCGAGTTCGCCCAGACCCAGGTGCGCAATTTCGCTCAGGCGCAGCGCGCCACCATGACCGACCTGACGGTCGAGACCCTGCCCGGCGTGACGCTGGGCCACAAGCATGTGCCGATCACCAATGTCGGCTGCTACGTGCCCGGCGGCAAATATCCGCTGCTGGCATCAGCGCATATGTCTGTCATCACCGCCAAGGTGGCCGGCTGCGCGCGCGTCATCACCTGCGCGCCGCCCTTTCACGGCAAGCCGGCTCCCGCCGTGGTCGCCGCGCAGGCCATGGCCGGCGCTGACGAAATCTATGTGCTGGGCGGCATCCAGGCGATCGGCGCCATGGCCATCGGCACCGAGAGCATCGAGCGCGTCGACATGCTGGTCGGGCCCGGCAATGCCTTTGTCGCCGAGGCCAAGCGGCAGCTGTTCGGCCGGGTCGGCATCGACCTCTTCGCCGGCCCGACCGAGACGCTGGTGATTGCCGACGAGACAGTGGACGGGGAAATCTGCGCCACCGACCTGCTTGGCCAGGCCGAGCATGGCCCGACCTCGCCAGCCATCTTGCTGACCAATTCGGAAAAGCTGGCGCGCGATACCATGGCCGAAATCGAGCGGCTGCTGACCATCCTGCCGACGGCCGATATTGCCCGCAAATCCTGGGACGATTTCGGCGAGATCATCGTCTGCGATAGCTATGACGAGATGCTGGCCATCGCCGATCACATCGCCTCGGAACATGTGCAGGTGATGACCGACCGGGACATGTGGTTCCGCGACAAGATGAGCAATTACGGCGCATTGTTTCTGGGCCCGCGCACCAATGTCGCCTATGGTGACAAGGTCATCGGGACCAACCACACACTGCCCACCATGAAGGCAGCGCGTTATACCGGTGGCTTGTGGGTGGGGAAGTTCATGAAGACCTGTACCTGGCAGACCGTCACGACCGACGCGGCTTCGGCCATGATCGGCGAATATGGTTCGCGCCTGTCCATGCTGGAAGGCTTTGTCGGCCACGCCGAGCAGGCCAATGTGCGCGTGCGCCGCTATGGCGGCCGCAACGTGCCCTATGGCACCGGGGCGACGCCCCGCACGGAGGCCGCAGAATAG
- a CDS encoding SDR family NAD(P)-dependent oxidoreductase, whose amino-acid sequence MTLPRTPSFRLDGRRALVTGGTRGIGLGAAVALAEAGAAVTIAARTAADVTLVVDQFAEAGLAAEGVAIDITDTDAVRAFVDEVEPFQVLVNSAGTGRHSSFAEITPDGYQAVMNLNVAATLFVSQAVVGRLRAAGLAGSIIHISSQMGHVAGPDRAVYAASKFAVEGLSKAMAIELGPDNIRVNTVCPTFIETDLTAKNLSDPDFRAWVLSKIVLGRLGRIEDLMGPIVFLASDASALMTGSSLLVDGGWTSA is encoded by the coding sequence ATGACCCTGCCCCGTACCCCCAGTTTCCGGCTTGATGGACGGCGTGCCCTGGTCACCGGTGGCACGCGCGGCATCGGCCTGGGGGCGGCGGTGGCCCTGGCCGAGGCCGGCGCAGCGGTGACCATTGCCGCGCGCACGGCGGCGGATGTGACACTGGTGGTGGACCAGTTTGCCGAGGCGGGCCTGGCGGCCGAGGGCGTGGCCATCGACATTACCGATACCGACGCCGTCCGTGCTTTCGTGGATGAGGTCGAGCCATTCCAGGTGCTGGTCAATTCGGCCGGGACCGGTCGGCATTCAAGCTTTGCCGAGATCACGCCGGACGGCTACCAGGCGGTGATGAACCTCAATGTCGCGGCGACCCTGTTCGTGTCGCAGGCCGTGGTGGGGCGGTTGCGCGCAGCCGGGCTGGCCGGGTCGATCATTCACATCTCATCGCAGATGGGCCACGTGGCCGGGCCCGACCGGGCCGTCTATGCGGCCAGCAAATTTGCCGTGGAAGGCCTCAGCAAGGCCATGGCGATCGAACTCGGGCCGGATAATATCCGGGTCAATACGGTGTGCCCGACCTTTATCGAGACCGACCTGACGGCCAAGAACCTCAGCGATCCCGATTTCCGCGCCTGGGTGCTGTCCAAGATCGTGCTGGGGCGGCTGGGCCGCATCGAGGACCTGATGGGGCCGATCGTCTTCCTGGCCTCCGACGCGTCGGCATTGATGACGGGATCTTCTCTTCTGGTGGATGGCGGATGGACTTCGGCGTAA
- a CDS encoding LacI family DNA-binding transcriptional regulator: MDFGVKKPGVTSSQVAEHAGVSQSAVSRTFTPGASISPKTRQKVLASAKVLGYRPNAIARSLITSRSRIIAVVMAYLENLFYPDVLEELGRALAAENYHLLLFTGFMDRDSDPVFDQLMQYRVDGIILASTSLSSELSEECATAGIPVVLFNRTTERDAVSSVTTRNKEGGKRIAEFLVAGGHKSFGYIAGLENSSTNRDRQQGFVEALAAHGFDDVIIETGNYSRDDAQEAARAMLSRPERPEALFVANDHMAVAVMDVARYEFGLKIPEDLSIVGYDDVGPARWTSYGITSMSQPVKRMVEATVDILMDQIASGEIEAEHRILNGELIVRTSARLPSSGIVERDGQQIYRPKEA, encoded by the coding sequence ATGGACTTCGGCGTAAAAAAACCGGGCGTCACCTCCTCCCAGGTGGCCGAGCATGCGGGCGTGTCGCAGTCGGCCGTGTCGCGCACGTTCACGCCTGGCGCGTCGATCTCCCCCAAGACGCGGCAGAAGGTACTTGCCTCGGCCAAAGTGCTTGGCTACCGGCCCAATGCCATTGCCCGCTCGCTGATCACCAGCCGTTCGCGCATCATCGCCGTGGTGATGGCGTATCTCGAAAACCTGTTCTACCCCGATGTGCTCGAAGAACTGGGCCGGGCACTGGCGGCGGAGAATTATCACCTGCTGCTGTTTACCGGCTTCATGGACCGCGACAGCGATCCGGTCTTTGACCAGCTGATGCAGTATCGCGTCGACGGCATCATACTGGCGTCAACCTCGCTGTCGTCCGAGCTGTCGGAAGAATGCGCCACGGCCGGCATTCCCGTCGTGCTGTTCAACCGCACCACCGAGCGCGACGCCGTATCGAGCGTCACTACCCGCAACAAGGAGGGCGGCAAGCGCATTGCCGAATTCCTCGTCGCCGGCGGGCATAAAAGCTTCGGCTATATTGCCGGGCTCGAAAACTCCTCGACTAATCGCGACCGCCAGCAGGGCTTTGTCGAGGCCCTGGCGGCGCATGGCTTTGACGATGTCATCATCGAGACCGGCAATTATTCGCGCGATGACGCCCAGGAGGCGGCGCGGGCCATGCTGTCGCGCCCCGAGCGGCCAGAGGCGCTGTTCGTCGCCAATGACCATATGGCCGTCGCCGTGATGGACGTGGCGCGCTACGAATTCGGGCTCAAAATCCCCGAGGACCTGTCGATTGTGGGCTATGACGATGTCGGCCCGGCGCGCTGGACCTCCTATGGCATCACCTCGATGAGCCAGCCGGTCAAACGCATGGTGGAGGCCACGGTCGATATCCTGATGGACCAGATCGCCAGCGGCGAGATCGAGGCCGAGCACCGCATCCTCAATGGCGAGCTGATCGTGCGGACCTCGGCACGGCTGCCGAGCAGCGGCATTGTCGAGCGCGACGGCCAGCAGATCTACCGGCCCAAGGAGGCATAA
- a CDS encoding cupin domain-containing protein, with product MTKWTQTEMEKRLVRYADLKGLRNAFIDARTPGSDRKENFTIIGPGVSENKAQVVHIPEAHGFNFGAARQPFGCTNSQHSHLTAETFLVHTGKWRFVFGANKDEGYLDVEPGDVATVPTHMFRGFEKRDEGTGFLAVVLGHDDPGKVVWAPSVFKMAEDFGLKLLKGGKLVDTTLGETVPEGAELELPPDAAKMAELATPPMEELAKYYLPHAKMAGNPNSPLAGEGVEEAALIGDVEAADGFAAGPIVGHWQHGFALRRLKLETGASIAPHSRSEQEVVFVQSGTLEFNWEEGKLILGAGDTLTVPVGLVHGFRNPASADAIAFVIRGSAAPAAPQFATAQAAE from the coding sequence ATGACCAAGTGGACCCAGACTGAAATGGAAAAGCGCCTGGTGCGCTATGCGGACCTCAAGGGCCTGCGCAATGCGTTTATCGACGCGCGCACGCCCGGCTCCGACCGCAAGGAAAACTTCACTATCATCGGACCGGGCGTTTCCGAGAACAAGGCGCAGGTGGTGCATATCCCCGAGGCGCACGGCTTCAATTTTGGCGCGGCGCGCCAGCCCTTCGGCTGCACCAATAGCCAGCACAGCCACCTGACAGCCGAGACATTCCTGGTGCATACCGGCAAGTGGCGCTTCGTCTTTGGCGCCAACAAGGACGAGGGCTATCTCGATGTCGAGCCCGGCGATGTGGCAACTGTCCCCACCCACATGTTCCGCGGCTTCGAAAAGCGCGACGAGGGCACCGGTTTCCTCGCCGTTGTGCTCGGCCATGACGATCCGGGCAAGGTGGTCTGGGCGCCGAGCGTGTTCAAGATGGCCGAGGATTTCGGGCTGAAACTGCTCAAGGGCGGCAAGCTGGTCGATACCACGCTGGGCGAAACCGTGCCCGAGGGCGCCGAGCTCGAACTGCCGCCGGACGCGGCCAAGATGGCTGAACTGGCGACCCCGCCGATGGAGGAACTGGCCAAGTATTACCTGCCGCATGCCAAGATGGCGGGCAATCCGAACTCGCCGCTGGCCGGCGAAGGCGTCGAGGAAGCCGCGCTGATCGGCGATGTGGAAGCCGCGGACGGCTTTGCGGCCGGCCCGATCGTGGGCCACTGGCAGCATGGCTTTGCGCTGCGCCGGCTCAAGCTGGAAACTGGGGCCAGCATCGCGCCCCATAGCCGCAGCGAGCAGGAAGTGGTCTTCGTGCAGTCCGGCACGCTTGAGTTCAACTGGGAAGAGGGCAAGCTGATCCTGGGCGCCGGCGATACGCTGACCGTGCCGGTGGGCCTGGTGCATGGCTTCCGCAACCCGGCTTCGGCCGATGCCATTGCCTTTGTCATCCGTGGTTCGGCAGCCCCCGCCGCACCGCAATTCGCCACCGCCCAGGCTGCAGAGTAA
- a CDS encoding cobalamin-independent methionine synthase II family protein, producing the protein MTHKILTTHVGSLPRSKQVTDLVFAREAGVPIEEAGFNQIIAAAVDDIVARQKAAGIDLPSDGEMSKISYATYIKDRLTGFDGDSSRQPPADLELFPSFLKRQASSGGTPSYRRPKCVGAITVKSLEPLKDDVDNFQAALSTHGYAKGFMNSATPGVIALFQPNEFYASQDDYLEAVAEGMRVEYEGIVAAGFMLQLDAPDLGLGRHMMYKDLDDDGFVVAAGRHIEVMNHALRNIAGDKVRMHVCWGNYEGPHVCDIALKKILPSLLKAKPRALLFEGANPRHAHEWIDWKNVHLPDDYVLIPGVIDSTSNFVEHPELIAQRLRNFTDTVGAERVIAGTDCGFSTFAGFGAVDSEIVWAKLKALAEGAEIASKAA; encoded by the coding sequence ATGACCCACAAGATCCTCACCACCCATGTCGGCTCGCTGCCGCGTTCCAAGCAGGTGACGGACCTTGTGTTCGCGCGTGAGGCCGGCGTCCCCATCGAGGAGGCCGGCTTCAACCAGATCATTGCCGCCGCGGTCGACGATATCGTCGCCCGGCAGAAGGCGGCGGGCATTGACCTGCCGTCGGACGGCGAGATGAGCAAGATCAGCTACGCCACCTATATCAAGGATAGGCTGACCGGCTTTGACGGGGACAGTTCGCGCCAGCCCCCCGCGGATCTCGAGCTGTTTCCGAGCTTTCTCAAGCGGCAGGCCAGCAGCGGTGGCACGCCGAGCTATCGACGCCCGAAATGCGTCGGTGCGATCACCGTCAAGAGTCTGGAGCCGCTCAAGGACGACGTGGACAATTTCCAGGCGGCGCTGAGCACCCACGGCTATGCCAAGGGCTTCATGAATTCGGCGACGCCGGGCGTGATTGCCCTGTTCCAGCCCAATGAGTTCTATGCCAGCCAGGACGACTATCTCGAGGCCGTGGCCGAGGGCATGCGGGTGGAATATGAGGGCATTGTCGCGGCCGGCTTCATGCTCCAGCTCGACGCGCCCGATCTCGGCCTGGGCCGGCACATGATGTACAAGGACCTCGACGATGACGGCTTCGTTGTCGCTGCGGGCCGACATATCGAGGTGATGAACCACGCGCTGCGCAATATTGCCGGCGACAAGGTGCGCATGCATGTGTGCTGGGGCAATTATGAGGGCCCGCATGTCTGCGACATTGCCCTCAAGAAGATCCTGCCCAGCCTGCTCAAGGCCAAGCCACGGGCGCTGCTGTTCGAGGGCGCCAATCCGCGTCATGCGCATGAATGGATCGACTGGAAGAATGTCCACCTGCCGGACGATTATGTGCTGATCCCCGGCGTCATCGACTCGACCTCCAACTTTGTCGAGCACCCCGAGCTGATCGCGCAGCGGCTCAGGAATTTCACCGACACAGTCGGCGCCGAGCGGGTCATCGCCGGCACCGATTGCGGCTTCTCCACCTTTGCCGGGTTCGGCGCGGTGGATAGCGAGATCGTCTGGGCCAAGCTCAAGGCCCTGGCCGAGGGCGCAGAGATCGCCAGCAAGGCGGCGTAA
- a CDS encoding RraA family protein → MPMIDPDVLAALRGADTPTVCNALEHVMGGRTAEGFTKTPVVCADPALPPVVGFARTAKIRASSPAQKPAAEVRALRMGYYEYVAAGAGPNLVVIEDTDFPHAIGGFWGEMQVAQHKGLGIAGTLTNGVLRDLGMLDEGYQVIAGSVGPSHAFVHVTELDCPVTVFGMTVRPGDLVHADRHGGVVIPAEHIARMKWAIDVVMRKEVPVLTAARAPGFTVEKLKAAWLEADKIS, encoded by the coding sequence ATGCCCATGATCGATCCCGACGTCCTGGCCGCGCTGCGCGGCGCTGATACCCCGACCGTCTGCAATGCGCTCGAGCATGTGATGGGCGGCCGCACCGCCGAGGGCTTTACCAAGACGCCGGTGGTCTGCGCCGATCCGGCTTTACCGCCGGTGGTGGGCTTTGCCCGCACCGCCAAGATCCGCGCCTCATCGCCGGCGCAGAAGCCGGCTGCCGAGGTGCGCGCGCTGCGCATGGGCTATTATGAATATGTCGCGGCCGGCGCCGGCCCCAATCTGGTGGTGATCGAGGACACTGACTTCCCCCATGCCATTGGAGGCTTCTGGGGCGAGATGCAGGTGGCCCAGCACAAGGGCCTCGGCATTGCCGGCACGCTGACTAATGGCGTGCTGCGCGATCTGGGCATGCTCGATGAGGGCTATCAGGTGATCGCCGGCTCGGTCGGCCCCAGCCACGCCTTCGTGCATGTCACCGAGCTCGACTGCCCGGTGACTGTGTTCGGCATGACAGTGCGCCCCGGCGACCTGGTGCATGCTGACCGGCATGGCGGCGTCGTCATCCCGGCCGAGCATATCGCCCGCATGAAATGGGCCATCGACGTGGTGATGCGCAAGGAAGTGCCGGTGCTGACCGCAGCCCGCGCGCCGGGCTTTACCGTCGAAAAGCTCAAGGCGGCGTGGCTTGAGGCTGACAAGATCAGCTGA